The DNA region TTCTTACATTACTTCTGGACCTGTTATTGCAATGGTTATTGAGGGTAAGAATGCAGTGAAGCTTGTGAGAGATATGATGGGTAAAACTAATCCACAGGAATCGCTCCCTGGCACAATCAGAGGAGATTATTCAATCGACCTTGGAAGAAACATAATTCACGGCTCCGATTCTCCGGCAAGTGCCGAAAGAGAAATAGCTCTCTTTTTCACGAAAGAGGAGATTTTTGACTATAAACTTGCCA from Thermoplasmata archaeon includes:
- the ndk gene encoding nucleoside-diphosphate kinase gives rise to the protein MERTFVMLKPDAVQRGVCGEIIARFERRGLKIVGMKMLWIKRELAEKHYAEHVGKKFFEGLVSYITSGPVIAMVIEGKNAVKLVRDMMGKTNPQESLPGTIRGDYSIDLGRNIIHGSDSPASAEREIALFFTKEEIFDYKLATETWIYE